From Panulirus ornatus isolate Po-2019 chromosome 41, ASM3632096v1, whole genome shotgun sequence, one genomic window encodes:
- the LOC139761631 gene encoding uncharacterized protein encodes MKRFWMEEPWQSWTGITRVNLCTMLGVSLYSTFATVVLIQLVPSSYAVGQECNMTVLEPCFPHEICEQVSKDTGVCKCQENYVVNKDDGRCEEPKPPPEPSSSHLGLGLGLGLTFFLIFVVIALALVHHKFGLFSGMCDNLPRLHIFGTRGQEISLADNEDDVNPIV; translated from the exons ATGAAAAGGTTCTGGATGGAAGAACCGTGGCAGAGTTGGACGGGAATTACTAGAGTGAATCTTTGTACAATGCTCGGAGTTAGCTTGTATTCTACATTTGCTACAGTTGTCCTGATACAGCTTGTGCCTTCATCATACGCTGTAGGACAG gaatgtAACATGACTGTATTAGAGCCATGTTTCCCTCATGAGATTTGTGAACAAGTAAGCAAAGATACAGGTGTCTGTAAATGTCAAGAAAATTATGTTGTAAACAAAGATGATGGCAGATGCGAAGAGCCAAAGCCGCCTCCAG AGCCATCAAGCAGCCATTTGGGCTTGGGCCTAGGCTTAGGTCTCACATTCTTCCTGATCTTCGTGGTGATAGCCTTGGCCTTGGTCCATCACAAATTTGGTTTGTTTTCTGGAATGTGTGACAATCTTCCACGACTGCATATCTTTGgcacaagaggtcaagagattaGCTTGGcggataatgaagatgatgtcaACCCCATTGTTTGA